Proteins co-encoded in one Listeria ivanovii subsp. ivanovii genomic window:
- a CDS encoding MucBP domain-containing protein has product MIKKIVWASFSLVLVLFSFPVVSTAATSGDFEYTVNGNEATITDYTGTITDVTIPATIGANNEYTVTSIGNGAFYSKGLTAVTIPDSVKTIGDGAFTINSLQQLVLPNSVQSIGINSFSVNQLETISLSTSLENIPRFAFLANKLKSVEIPANVTSIDASAFENNYITDITIQNPNIQLAYQAFAAQTILSKLIVPSDNTLPLKNYIHFNDASSQLTMDNLTVTDLADGVTYDSTKNALVFTAEPLESTFSLYTGTNRYDSYYDISEYGPSGKPIILFEYTKPVIATYKDETGTELASSTRIDGSIGDAYTSTPKTIDGFTLKETTGNPTGQFTNTTQNISYIYEKDPIQNGTVTVTYQDESGNSLVQDTTLTGEVGSTYQTESKNITGYQLTKVDGNESGTFSSNQTIVTYVYEKITSDENNSNGPGETTNNNSTNAEDADSPSTTTQMKASNSTLPKTSDSSDNFLFAVGGLLTALAMGILFFRR; this is encoded by the coding sequence TTGATTAAAAAAATAGTTTGGGCAAGTTTTTCTTTGGTATTAGTTTTATTTTCGTTTCCAGTAGTTAGCACAGCTGCAACCTCAGGGGATTTCGAATATACTGTAAATGGAAATGAAGCCACCATCACGGACTACACTGGAACAATTACAGATGTAACTATTCCTGCAACTATTGGAGCTAATAACGAATATACTGTTACTTCCATCGGTAATGGGGCTTTTTATTCAAAAGGGTTAACTGCGGTTACTATTCCAGATTCTGTCAAAACCATTGGGGATGGGGCTTTTACGATTAATTCACTGCAACAACTTGTATTGCCAAATTCTGTACAATCTATAGGTATAAACTCCTTTAGCGTCAACCAACTCGAGACAATATCCCTCTCAACCTCACTAGAAAATATACCTCGTTTTGCTTTCTTAGCCAACAAATTAAAAAGCGTTGAAATACCTGCAAATGTAACAAGTATTGATGCTTCTGCATTTGAAAACAATTATATTACTGACATAACTATCCAAAATCCTAATATCCAACTTGCATACCAAGCTTTTGCTGCCCAAACTATTTTAAGCAAATTGATTGTCCCAAGCGATAATACCTTACCATTAAAAAACTACATTCATTTCAACGATGCATCTTCGCAATTAACAATGGACAATTTAACAGTGACTGATTTAGCTGATGGTGTTACTTATGATTCTACCAAAAATGCATTAGTCTTCACAGCAGAACCACTAGAATCCACCTTCTCGCTTTACACCGGAACTAATCGTTATGATTCTTATTATGATATTTCTGAATATGGCCCTTCTGGAAAACCAATCATCTTATTTGAATATACCAAACCTGTCATCGCCACTTATAAAGATGAAACTGGTACAGAGCTCGCTAGTTCGACAAGAATAGATGGAAGTATCGGTGACGCATATACTTCTACTCCAAAAACGATAGACGGATTCACATTAAAGGAAACTACTGGTAATCCTACTGGCCAATTCACAAATACAACTCAAAATATAAGTTATATTTATGAAAAAGACCCGATTCAAAACGGAACGGTAACTGTGACGTATCAAGATGAATCTGGCAACTCACTAGTACAAGATACTACTTTAACTGGAGAAGTTGGTAGTACTTATCAGACGGAAAGTAAAAATATTACAGGCTATCAACTAACAAAAGTAGATGGTAATGAATCTGGCACGTTTAGCTCCAACCAAACAATTGTCACTTACGTATATGAAAAAATAACTAGTGACGAGAATAATTCAAATGGTCCGGGCGAGACAACGAATAATAATTCAACAAATGCAGAAGATGCTGACTCCCCATCCACAACTACTCAAATGAAAGCAAGTAATAGTACGCTTCCAAAAACAAGTGACTCAAGTGATAATTTTCTTTTTGCAGTAGGTGGGTTACTTACAGCATTGGCGATGGGAATATTGTTTTTCAGAAGGTAG
- a CDS encoding LapB repeat-containing protein: MKLSRFVVVSVLAVTFISNLSIIAVHAETQASLSAKGTNSENQTVSTETDTKEIAGSGKAVDNKEIEKNVQITKAAQDTSMTYEDWFPDENLALAVSESFGEDVEDEVSEEKLAELTVLECGNYDIEDTSGIEYLTGLTFLNAYANLFTTIDLSKNTKLVTFFGEYGSLTGHLDLSNNPDLRTLDFADNYLTSIDVSASADLTRLDLRNNKLTSIDVNKNPALTSLYVQGNQLKDISTIPDNVTYNATSQKPVETKQIAYSGKLIYTLPADLLDKFGNPVEQITPGQGGVYDGNTRTITWTNLTATQGDLSYSFMSEDGLFTGTMTIPYQAGTVTLESASEISYEEGTSKTEAEFLKDIDAKVTPYWDKISSDFMDVVDFAVPGDYLVTLQIEGTNVTKKVNVHITKTPVIIESKQEISYEEGTSKTETEFLTDIDATVTPDKYTITTDFTDVVDFTTPGDYTVTLSVKGSDVTKKVIVHIESKSAVNPENPVLPGGNSPNSTDKTTIRDRESVQSDFSVSESEQQVIVQESLPKTGDTLVKPIILVGVLFCFAGLYILSKKKKA, encoded by the coding sequence ATGAAGCTATCTAGATTTGTCGTCGTATCTGTTCTAGCAGTCACATTTATAAGTAATTTATCAATAATTGCTGTACATGCAGAGACACAGGCTAGTTTATCTGCAAAAGGAACTAACTCTGAAAATCAAACTGTTTCTACTGAGACGGACACTAAAGAAATAGCGGGTTCGGGAAAAGCTGTTGATAATAAAGAAATTGAGAAAAATGTACAAATAACCAAAGCGGCACAAGATACGAGCATGACTTATGAAGACTGGTTTCCAGACGAAAATCTAGCTCTTGCGGTTTCTGAATCTTTTGGCGAGGATGTTGAAGATGAAGTATCTGAAGAGAAATTAGCTGAGTTAACAGTTCTTGAGTGTGGAAATTACGATATTGAAGATACGTCGGGAATTGAATATTTGACAGGATTAACTTTTCTTAATGCTTATGCTAATTTATTTACTACGATAGACCTTAGTAAAAATACTAAGCTAGTTACTTTTTTTGGAGAATACGGTAGCTTGACTGGTCACCTAGACCTTAGTAATAATCCGGACTTAAGGACACTTGATTTTGCTGATAATTATCTTACTAGTATAGATGTTAGTGCCAGTGCAGATTTAACGAGGTTAGACCTTAGGAATAATAAGCTTACCAGTATAGATGTTAATAAAAATCCTGCATTAACAAGTCTTTATGTTCAAGGAAACCAACTAAAGGATATCAGCACAATTCCAGATAATGTGACGTATAATGCGACTTCCCAAAAACCTGTGGAAACAAAACAAATTGCTTATAGTGGAAAACTTATTTATACTTTACCAGCTGATTTATTAGACAAATTCGGAAATCCAGTTGAGCAAATCACACCTGGGCAAGGTGGGGTTTATGATGGAAATACTAGAACAATTACATGGACTAATTTAACTGCTACACAAGGAGACTTGAGTTATTCCTTTATGAGTGAGGATGGTTTATTCACAGGAACAATGACAATTCCTTATCAAGCAGGAACAGTTACACTAGAAAGTGCGTCCGAAATCAGTTATGAAGAAGGAACAAGCAAGACTGAAGCAGAATTTCTAAAAGATATCGATGCTAAAGTAACACCTTATTGGGATAAAATATCAAGCGATTTTATGGATGTCGTTGATTTTGCAGTTCCAGGAGATTATTTAGTAACTTTACAAATAGAAGGGACGAATGTAACGAAAAAAGTCAATGTACACATCACAAAAACACCAGTTATTATAGAAAGCAAACAAGAAATTAGCTATGAAGAAGGCACATCTAAAACTGAAACAGAATTTTTAACAGATATTGATGCCACTGTAACTCCGGATAAGTATACAATAACAACCGATTTTACAGATGTTGTCGATTTCACTACCCCAGGAGATTATACTGTCACTCTAAGCGTAAAGGGTTCTGATGTAACGAAAAAAGTTATTGTCCATATCGAATCAAAATCAGCTGTTAATCCAGAAAATCCTGTACTTCCAGGAGGAAACAGTCCGAACTCAACTGATAAAACGACTATAAGGGATCGTGAAAGCGTACAATCTGATTTTTCTGTGTCGGAATCAGAACAACAAGTAATAGTGCAAGAAAGTTTACCAAAAACAGGAGATACATTAGTGAAACCAATAATATTAGTGGGAGTTCTTTTCTGTTTTGCTGGATTATACATTTTAAGTAAAAAGAAAAAAGCATAG
- the rpe gene encoding ribulose-phosphate 3-epimerase encodes MTFVAPSLLAADYMNMANSIKEAELAGADYLHIDVMDGHFVPNLTFGIDMVAQIAKTATIPLDVHLMLANPENYIEKFANAGAHIISVHIEATPHIHRVIQQIKQAGCKAGVVLNPGTPANALDSILGDVDLVLQMTVNPGFGGQSFIPTTVENLRYLDNWRRNHRANYVIEVDGGINEASAERCKQAGVDILVAGSYFFRSQEKTACIQILKS; translated from the coding sequence ATGACATTCGTTGCGCCGTCTTTATTAGCTGCTGATTATATGAACATGGCAAACTCGATTAAAGAAGCGGAACTTGCAGGTGCAGATTATTTGCATATTGATGTGATGGATGGTCATTTCGTACCAAACTTAACTTTTGGAATTGACATGGTTGCTCAAATTGCAAAAACAGCTACAATACCACTAGATGTGCACTTAATGCTTGCCAATCCAGAAAATTATATCGAAAAATTTGCGAATGCAGGAGCTCATATTATTTCTGTGCATATCGAAGCTACACCGCATATTCATCGCGTTATTCAACAAATCAAACAAGCTGGTTGTAAAGCGGGAGTAGTACTTAATCCTGGTACCCCGGCAAATGCACTTGATTCTATTTTAGGGGATGTAGATTTAGTTTTGCAGATGACCGTTAATCCAGGATTTGGTGGGCAGTCATTCATTCCAACTACAGTAGAAAATCTCCGCTATTTAGATAACTGGCGTCGTAACCATCGAGCTAATTATGTAATAGAAGTAGATGGTGGTATAAATGAAGCAAGCGCAGAACGCTGTAAACAAGCAGGTGTAGATATTTTAGTTGCTGGCTCTTACTTCTTTAGGTCACAAGAAAAAACTGCTTGCATCCAAATATTAAAAAGTTAA